The Borrelia hispanica CRI genome has a window encoding:
- a CDS encoding cation diffusion facilitator family transporter has protein sequence MIKIINSKNINKCTQLNLENLQKNEIYIAYVENNVNTISYLKAKIQDKEIQINNFYMDPNFHAEGIEKILIRNLIHYGKKNKVHKVLCKINDIKEELKNLGFVNNNNEYEKDLTHETKKDTIIMRIGLISVLAEIASITSKLTVGILFNSFALIADALHVTSDFILSTITYFSLKITNKPETIHYPYGYKKMENLIALIIGIAIIISGFTIFINSTGLNQIIDFHQEPEMHINHEHHSKKNILEIFSNNSFKKSIWIPLIPFIFFLVKIIEHVVKFQIGKRYNNYLLLALSSSDKNCIFSHGGTTLSLLLATYVWTGFDKIISICIGFMMIKEGLHVIIDNANNLLSKQNINLKREIKNTLKNININFKELNFYHQGNEINLYIKLDLKYEDNLEKLIQKVDKIKYTIKERHQEICETHILI, from the coding sequence ATGATTAAAATAATTAATAGCAAAAATATCAATAAATGCACTCAATTAAATCTTGAAAACCTACAAAAAAATGAAATTTACATAGCGTATGTAGAAAATAACGTTAATACGATTTCATATTTAAAAGCAAAAATACAAGATAAAGAAATTCAAATCAATAATTTTTATATGGATCCAAATTTTCATGCAGAAGGAATAGAAAAAATATTAATTCGTAATCTAATCCACTATGGGAAAAAAAATAAAGTACACAAAGTATTATGCAAAATCAATGATATAAAAGAAGAGCTTAAAAATTTAGGATTTGTCAATAACAATAATGAATATGAAAAAGATTTAACTCATGAAACAAAAAAAGATACAATCATTATGAGAATAGGATTAATTTCAGTACTAGCAGAAATAGCATCAATAACATCTAAACTTACCGTTGGCATTCTTTTTAATTCATTTGCTCTCATAGCAGATGCACTTCATGTTACATCAGATTTCATTTTATCAACAATTACATATTTTAGTTTAAAAATTACAAATAAACCAGAAACAATTCATTATCCTTACGGATATAAAAAAATGGAAAATTTAATAGCATTAATTATAGGAATCGCCATAATAATCTCAGGATTTACAATATTTATAAACTCAACAGGACTAAATCAAATAATAGATTTTCATCAAGAACCTGAAATGCATATTAATCATGAACATCATAGTAAGAAAAACATATTAGAAATATTTTCAAATAATTCTTTTAAAAAAAGCATTTGGATACCATTAATACCTTTTATATTCTTTTTAGTAAAAATAATCGAGCATGTAGTAAAATTCCAAATCGGTAAAAGATATAACAATTATTTACTTCTAGCATTATCATCATCCGACAAGAATTGTATATTCTCTCATGGAGGTACCACATTAAGTTTATTACTTGCAACTTATGTATGGACAGGTTTTGACAAAATAATATCCATATGCATTGGCTTTATGATGATTAAAGAAGGATTACACGTAATTATCGACAATGCAAATAATCTTCTCTCAAAACAAAACATAAACTTAAAAAGAGAAATAAAAAATACATTAAAAAATATTAATATCAACTTTAAAGAACTGAATTTTTATCATCAAGGAAATGAAATAAATCTTTACATCAAGCTAGACTTAAAGTATGAAGATAACTTAGAAAAGTTAATACAAAAAGTAGATAAAATAAAATATACAATAAAAGAACGTCATCAAGAAATATGCGAAACCCATATATTAATATAA
- a CDS encoding DHH family phosphoesterase encodes MIDVIEFIKKYDNFIIVGHKDPDFDCIGSSLALASFLRRIGKGIILLNEGPFVRKEIIPFREKFLSRWPDINLSDYAVIILDCSIFDRIGDEFVFYVKDMPILVIDHHSSGDKLDTLGYIDPGAPSTTFLIEKLIRAFGYEVTKEEAWYILVGFCTDTGFFRFISSDDPAPFEMVSRLVSKGLILKDIYNYIESVKSLASIDVLSMMLNNLRTYFDGKVLLTILPFNAKRDNNISGVNELFYSLLANVENNEILIILKETEDGSILAGLRSKEYFDVGELAKYFGGGGHKHASGFKIKSSALNLLENQIIAYIKDAINS; translated from the coding sequence ATGATTGATGTTATTGAATTTATTAAAAAGTATGACAATTTTATTATTGTTGGGCATAAGGATCCCGATTTTGATTGTATAGGTTCATCTTTGGCGTTGGCTTCTTTTTTGCGCAGAATAGGCAAAGGAATTATTCTGTTAAATGAAGGTCCATTTGTAAGGAAGGAAATAATTCCTTTTAGAGAGAAGTTTTTGTCTAGATGGCCAGATATTAATTTATCAGATTATGCTGTTATTATTTTGGATTGCTCCATATTTGATCGCATTGGAGATGAATTTGTTTTTTATGTAAAAGATATGCCCATTCTTGTTATTGATCATCATTCTTCAGGAGATAAATTGGATACCCTTGGATATATTGATCCTGGTGCGCCTTCAACAACTTTTTTGATTGAAAAGTTAATTAGAGCATTTGGATATGAAGTTACTAAGGAAGAGGCATGGTATATTTTAGTGGGGTTTTGTACAGATACAGGATTTTTTAGATTTATTTCAAGCGATGATCCTGCACCCTTTGAAATGGTATCTAGACTTGTATCTAAAGGCTTGATCCTTAAAGATATTTATAATTATATTGAATCTGTTAAAAGTTTAGCCTCAATAGATGTGCTTAGTATGATGCTAAATAATCTTAGGACGTATTTTGATGGGAAGGTATTGTTAACGATTTTACCCTTTAATGCTAAGAGAGACAATAATATTAGTGGAGTTAATGAACTATTTTATTCACTTCTTGCTAATGTAGAAAATAATGAAATACTAATTATTTTGAAAGAAACAGAAGATGGTTCTATTTTAGCAGGACTTCGTTCTAAGGAATATTTCGATGTGGGTGAACTTGCAAAATATTTTGGAGGAGGGGGACATAAACATGCTAGTGGATTTAAGATTAAAAGTAGTGCTTTAAACCTTTTAGAAAATCAAATAATTGCATATATTAAAGATGCTATTAATTCTTGA
- the cdd gene encoding cytidine deaminase: protein MNDNEQDTIIKAFQLAETARNNAYSPYSNFKVGACIKTKDNLFFQGSNVENASFGATRCAEQAAIMNMISSVGIQKIDFILVTTVPASVPCAICRQVMSEFFEEDTKILITDPNQFNMNKKVFKTYTLNDLLKFPFNKEELSKIFKANQTT, encoded by the coding sequence ATGAATGATAATGAACAGGATACAATTATAAAAGCATTTCAATTAGCTGAAACTGCACGAAATAATGCATATTCTCCTTATTCAAATTTTAAAGTTGGAGCTTGTATTAAAACAAAAGACAATTTATTTTTTCAAGGTTCAAATGTTGAAAATGCAAGTTTTGGAGCAACTAGATGTGCAGAACAAGCTGCAATAATGAACATGATATCATCTGTTGGCATCCAAAAAATAGATTTCATATTAGTCACAACAGTCCCAGCAAGTGTCCCATGCGCAATATGTCGTCAAGTAATGTCAGAATTTTTTGAAGAAGATACTAAAATATTAATAACAGATCCTAATCAATTTAACATGAACAAAAAAGTTTTTAAAACTTACACACTCAACGATCTACTTAAATTTCCATTCAATAAGGAAGAACTATCAAAAATATTTAAAGCAAATCAAACAACATGA